A genomic segment from Pseudomonas mendocina encodes:
- a CDS encoding DUF2059 domain-containing protein codes for MLRFSKLCTAVLLSASASLAMADAASHAADAERFLKLAHADKLTVPVYGQVQQMFAQRFAQAPDGKKAVLESYQAKANAALDKAVGWDKLKPDMVKLYTSNFNEQELKDLIAFYESPLGQKVLQKMPTLTAQSAQITQSKLESAVPEVNKLLADMSGELGLPKQP; via the coding sequence ATGCTCCGTTTCTCCAAACTCTGCACCGCCGTTCTGCTCAGCGCGAGCGCATCCCTGGCCATGGCCGATGCTGCCAGCCACGCTGCCGATGCCGAGCGTTTTCTCAAGCTGGCCCATGCCGACAAGTTGACCGTGCCGGTGTACGGCCAGGTGCAGCAGATGTTCGCCCAGCGTTTCGCTCAGGCTCCGGATGGCAAGAAGGCGGTGCTGGAGAGCTATCAGGCCAAGGCCAACGCCGCGCTGGACAAGGCGGTGGGCTGGGACAAGCTGAAGCCGGACATGGTCAAGCTCTACACCAGCAACTTCAACGAGCAGGAGCTCAAGGACCTGATCGCGTTCTACGAGTCGCCGTTGGGGCAGAAGGTGCTGCAGAAGATGCCGACCCTGACCGCGCAATCTGCGCAGATCACCCAGAGCAAGCTGGAATCTGCGGTACCTGAGGTGAACAAGCTGCTGGCCGACATGAGCGGCGAGCTCGGATTGCCTAAACAACCCTGA
- a CDS encoding DUF2804 domain-containing protein has product MTSLTSHAPFPLQPLCDSKGRLLDEAVGWSSRPLVDCALHGHLGRRKRWNHWCITTPQWMLALTLADLDYVGYGAAYFLDMETGQPAAHTQLRPFALGCQLPDVPLDSHAFSHSRLQLRIDEHPGRLRLTASAPDIGGQPLQIALDIQRPAHLQSVNLVAPLKNGGFHATSRQLGLPAAGSLQLGHKHYSCVPGQSFAALDFGRGVWPLNSHWQRAAFAAAGGIAGNFGTGWLDYSGLSENSLWFGGEVQQLDSTLHIVRSSQAPLAPWRLDSEDDRVSLRFTPRQLHRARPKFGPFHAHTVQRFGHYDGVLRGPKGERVPVDSALGWLGETHARW; this is encoded by the coding sequence ATGACCAGCCTCACTTCACATGCACCTTTTCCGCTCCAGCCACTCTGCGACAGCAAGGGCCGTTTGCTGGACGAGGCTGTCGGCTGGTCCAGCCGCCCGCTGGTGGACTGCGCCCTGCACGGTCACCTGGGGCGGCGCAAACGCTGGAACCACTGGTGCATCACCACGCCGCAATGGATGCTCGCGCTGACGCTGGCCGACCTCGACTACGTCGGTTACGGCGCCGCCTACTTTCTAGATATGGAAACCGGCCAGCCAGCCGCCCACACCCAACTGCGCCCTTTCGCCCTGGGCTGCCAGCTGCCCGATGTGCCGCTGGACAGCCACGCTTTCAGTCATTCTCGACTGCAACTGCGCATCGACGAACACCCTGGTCGCCTGCGTCTTACCGCATCAGCGCCCGATATCGGCGGCCAACCGCTGCAGATCGCCCTGGACATTCAGCGCCCTGCCCACCTGCAGTCGGTCAATCTGGTGGCGCCGCTGAAAAATGGTGGCTTTCATGCCACCAGTCGTCAGTTGGGCCTACCCGCTGCAGGCAGCCTGCAACTGGGTCATAAACATTACAGCTGCGTGCCGGGCCAGAGCTTCGCCGCATTGGACTTCGGCCGCGGCGTCTGGCCGTTGAACAGCCACTGGCAGCGGGCAGCCTTCGCTGCCGCGGGCGGCATCGCCGGCAACTTCGGTACAGGCTGGCTGGATTACAGCGGTTTGTCGGAGAACTCGCTTTGGTTCGGCGGTGAAGTACAGCAGCTCGACAGTACGCTGCATATCGTCCGCAGTTCGCAGGCACCGCTGGCACCCTGGCGCCTGGACAGCGAGGACGATCGGGTGTCCCTGCGCTTCACTCCCCGCCAGTTGCATAGAGCCCGTCCCAAGTTCGGCCCCTTCCATGCCCACACCGTGCAGCGCTTCGGCCATTACGATGGTGTGCTGCGTGGCCCGAAGGGCGAACGCGTTCCGGTAGACAGTGCATTGGGCTGGCTGGGTGAGACCCACGCCCGCTGGTAA
- a CDS encoding class II fumarate hydratase — MSRTETDSIGPIEVPNDAYWGAQTQRSLINFAIGQERMPLAVLHALALIKKAAARVNSRSGELPADIARLIEQAADEVLEGQHDSQFPLVVWQTGSGTQSNMNVNEVIAGRANELAGGQRGGKSPVHPNDHVNRAQSSNDCFPTAMHIAAVQGVRHCLLPALAELRDGLQEQAQRHANLVKTGRTHMMDATPITFGQELSAFVAQLGHAEAAIRAALPAVCELAQGGTAVGTGLNAPAGFAEAIAAELAALSGLPLTSAPNKFAALAGHEPLVQLSGALKTLAVALMKLANDLRLLGSGPRAGFAEVRLPANEPGSSIMPGKVNPTQCEALSMLACQVLGNDATISFAASQGHLQLNVFKPVIIHNLLQSIRLLADGCRNFQQHCVADLQPDAAQMAAHLENGLMLVTALNPHIGYDKAAEIAKKAYAEGSTLRQAALQLGYLNEEEFDQWVRPQDMLGAGRHE, encoded by the coding sequence ATGAGCCGTACCGAAACCGACAGCATCGGCCCCATCGAAGTACCCAACGACGCCTACTGGGGTGCGCAGACACAGCGCTCGCTGATCAACTTCGCCATCGGCCAGGAACGTATGCCGCTGGCCGTGTTGCATGCCCTGGCGTTGATCAAGAAAGCTGCTGCACGGGTAAACAGCCGCAGCGGCGAACTGCCTGCGGATATCGCCCGGCTTATCGAGCAGGCGGCCGATGAAGTACTCGAAGGCCAGCACGACTCGCAGTTTCCCCTGGTGGTCTGGCAGACCGGTAGCGGCACGCAGAGCAACATGAACGTCAACGAAGTGATCGCCGGCCGCGCCAACGAACTGGCTGGCGGCCAACGTGGCGGCAAGAGCCCGGTCCACCCCAACGACCACGTCAACCGCGCCCAGAGCTCCAACGACTGCTTCCCCACGGCCATGCACATTGCCGCCGTCCAGGGTGTGCGCCATTGCCTGCTACCGGCATTGGCCGAACTGCGTGACGGCCTGCAAGAGCAGGCGCAGCGCCATGCCAATCTGGTCAAGACCGGGCGCACCCATATGATGGACGCCACCCCCATCACCTTCGGCCAGGAGCTGTCTGCCTTCGTTGCCCAGCTCGGCCATGCCGAAGCGGCGATTCGCGCTGCCCTGCCCGCCGTCTGTGAACTGGCCCAGGGCGGGACTGCCGTCGGCACCGGGCTGAACGCGCCGGCCGGTTTCGCCGAGGCCATCGCAGCCGAGCTGGCGGCCCTCTCCGGCCTGCCGCTGACCAGCGCACCGAACAAGTTCGCCGCACTGGCCGGGCACGAGCCGCTGGTGCAGCTCTCCGGCGCGCTGAAGACCCTGGCCGTGGCATTGATGAAACTGGCCAACGATCTGCGCCTGCTGGGCTCCGGCCCGCGCGCCGGATTCGCCGAGGTACGCCTGCCAGCCAACGAGCCGGGCAGCTCGATCATGCCCGGCAAGGTCAATCCAACCCAGTGCGAAGCGCTGTCGATGCTCGCCTGCCAGGTGCTGGGCAACGATGCCACTATCAGCTTCGCCGCCAGTCAGGGGCACTTGCAGCTCAACGTGTTCAAACCGGTGATCATCCATAACCTGTTGCAGTCGATCCGCCTGCTTGCCGACGGCTGCCGCAACTTCCAGCAGCACTGCGTGGCGGACCTGCAACCGGATGCCGCGCAAATGGCTGCGCACCTGGAAAACGGCCTGATGCTGGTGACAGCGCTCAATCCCCACATCGGCTACGACAAAGCCGCAGAGATCGCCAAGAAGGCCTACGCCGAAGGCAGCACGCTACGCCAGGCAGCACTGCAACTCGGTTACCTGAATGAAGAGGAGTTCGACCAATGGGTCAGACCACAAGACATGCTCGGAGCCGGGCGGCATGAGTGA
- a CDS encoding NAD(P)H-dependent oxidoreductase, producing MSEGKSGATPLEGDGKRILLVLGTPKKNSLCHALAEAYSQGARSKGHVVRQLKLGEMQFDPILRDGYEQSQSLEPDLLEAQRLIHWAEHLVFVYPVWWGGIPALLKGFFDRVFLPGFAFKYRNRSQLWDKLLSGRNADLLVTMDTPRWYFRWVYGAPAHRQMVRTILGFSGIKTRRLSEFAPVRPSSEEQRQSWLRKAEALGSSV from the coding sequence ATGAGTGAGGGCAAGAGCGGCGCCACACCGCTGGAAGGCGATGGCAAACGAATCCTGCTGGTACTCGGCACACCGAAGAAGAACAGTCTCTGCCACGCCTTGGCGGAGGCCTATAGCCAGGGTGCACGCAGCAAAGGCCACGTGGTTCGCCAACTGAAGCTGGGCGAAATGCAGTTCGACCCGATACTGCGCGACGGCTATGAACAGAGCCAGAGCCTGGAGCCGGACCTGCTGGAGGCGCAGCGTCTGATCCACTGGGCCGAGCATCTGGTGTTCGTCTACCCGGTCTGGTGGGGCGGAATACCAGCGCTGCTGAAAGGTTTCTTCGACCGGGTGTTCCTGCCCGGCTTCGCCTTCAAGTACCGCAACCGCTCGCAGCTCTGGGATAAACTGCTCAGCGGCCGCAACGCCGATCTGCTGGTGACCATGGACACGCCGCGCTGGTACTTCCGCTGGGTCTACGGCGCCCCGGCGCATCGGCAGATGGTGCGTACCATCCTCGGCTTCTCCGGCATCAAGACCCGCCGCCTGAGCGAGTTCGCCCCAGTGCGCCCCTCCAGTGAAGAACAGCGCCAGAGCTGGCTGCGCAAGGCTGAAGCGCTGGGCAGCAGCGTTTAA
- a CDS encoding DMT family transporter has protein sequence MHISSGRWIYGLLLALTTSVLWGILPIKLKEVLQVMDPVTVTWYRLAVAGSLLFAYLAATRRLPRFRPLGRKGGWLLALAIGGLTANYVLYLVGLNLLSPGTTQLVIQVAPILLLISSLFVFRERFSLGQAIGLMVMLLGFGLFFNQRLSELLTSLTTYTTGVLTVLAAAFVWTFYGLAQKQLLTSWNSVQVMMVIYLACALLLTPWAQPMQVLELSPLQGWLLLACCLNTLVAYGAFAEALAHWEASRVSATLALTPLVTFVSVALASTWWPDHVLPEQVNWIAYTGAVVVVLGSAFTALGPSLMAALRARKTRR, from the coding sequence ATGCACATTTCCTCCGGTCGTTGGATATACGGCCTGCTACTCGCCCTGACCACCTCCGTGCTCTGGGGCATCCTGCCAATCAAACTGAAAGAAGTTCTTCAGGTGATGGATCCGGTAACCGTCACCTGGTACCGCCTGGCTGTGGCGGGCTCCCTGTTGTTCGCCTATCTGGCGGCCACTCGGCGCCTACCGCGTTTTCGCCCGCTCGGGCGCAAGGGGGGCTGGCTACTGGCCTTGGCCATCGGCGGACTGACTGCCAACTACGTGCTGTATCTGGTCGGGCTCAACCTGCTTAGCCCCGGAACCACGCAACTGGTGATTCAGGTCGCGCCAATTTTGCTTTTGATCAGCAGCCTGTTCGTCTTTCGCGAACGTTTCAGTCTGGGCCAGGCGATTGGCCTGATGGTGATGCTGCTGGGCTTCGGCCTGTTCTTCAACCAGCGCCTGAGTGAGTTGCTGACCTCGCTGACCACCTATACCACCGGCGTGCTGACCGTGCTGGCCGCTGCTTTCGTCTGGACCTTCTATGGTCTGGCGCAGAAGCAACTGCTGACTTCGTGGAATTCGGTGCAGGTGATGATGGTCATCTACCTGGCCTGTGCACTGCTGCTAACGCCTTGGGCACAGCCAATGCAGGTGCTGGAGCTGAGCCCGCTTCAAGGCTGGCTGCTGCTGGCCTGCTGCCTGAATACCCTGGTCGCCTACGGTGCTTTCGCCGAGGCGTTGGCGCATTGGGAGGCCTCCAGGGTCAGCGCGACCCTGGCGCTGACACCGCTGGTGACCTTCGTTTCCGTAGCCCTGGCCTCGACCTGGTGGCCGGATCACGTGCTGCCTGAGCAGGTCAACTGGATCGCCTATACCGGCGCCGTAGTCGTGGTGCTCGGTTCTGCATTCACCGCCCTCGGTCCGTCATTGATGGCTGCATTGCGGGCACGCAAGACTAGGCGATGA
- a CDS encoding alpha/beta fold hydrolase, whose protein sequence is MRAFFFVVAMLCVLPSFAANRCDISEPTRYADVGDVRLAYQSVGSERDPALLLVMGLGGQLIHWPDEVVERLCQQGFRVVRFDNRDVGLSTWRKPAPSINLPYEVLRYRLGLSLGAPYHLRDMAGDALGLMDSLGVEAFHVLGASMGGMIAQHLADLAPQRVLSLTLVMTSSGAQGLPAPSDALVALLARREAGSREAALQQQADLLAALGSPAVHDDRALLLRQAEVAYDRAFNPEGVQRQLLAILAESSRVELLNRLNVPTLVVHGTADPLLPVMHGVHVAAHIKGSELKLIPGLAHRFQDAFKEPLLAAVLPHLAAHREDMGLARL, encoded by the coding sequence ATGCGTGCATTCTTCTTCGTGGTCGCAATGCTGTGCGTCCTGCCGTCTTTTGCGGCCAACCGTTGTGATATTTCCGAGCCAACCCGGTATGCCGACGTCGGCGACGTGCGCCTGGCCTACCAGAGTGTCGGTAGCGAGCGCGACCCGGCTCTGCTACTGGTCATGGGCCTGGGTGGACAGCTGATCCATTGGCCTGACGAGGTGGTCGAGCGCCTGTGCCAGCAGGGCTTTCGTGTGGTGCGCTTCGACAATCGCGATGTGGGGCTGAGCACCTGGCGCAAGCCTGCGCCGAGCATCAATCTGCCTTATGAGGTGCTGCGCTATCGCCTGGGGTTGTCGCTTGGCGCGCCTTATCATCTGCGTGACATGGCGGGGGATGCCCTGGGATTGATGGACAGCCTCGGGGTCGAAGCCTTTCACGTCTTGGGCGCGAGTATGGGCGGGATGATCGCCCAACACCTGGCCGACCTGGCGCCGCAGCGCGTGCTCAGCCTGACGCTGGTTATGACAAGCTCGGGTGCACAAGGCTTGCCAGCGCCAAGCGATGCCCTGGTTGCCCTGTTGGCGCGACGTGAGGCCGGCAGTCGCGAGGCCGCTCTGCAGCAGCAGGCTGACCTGCTCGCCGCGCTGGGAAGTCCGGCCGTGCATGATGATCGTGCTCTGCTTCTGCGTCAGGCCGAAGTGGCCTATGACCGCGCATTCAATCCCGAGGGGGTGCAGCGGCAGTTGCTGGCGATTCTCGCCGAGTCGAGCCGGGTCGAGTTGCTCAACCGCTTGAACGTGCCGACGCTGGTGGTGCATGGCACGGCTGATCCGCTATTGCCGGTGATGCACGGCGTGCATGTCGCGGCACATATCAAGGGCTCCGAACTCAAGCTGATTCCGGGGTTGGCACATCGCTTCCAAGATGCCTTCAAGGAGCCGCTGCTGGCAGCGGTATTACCACACCTGGCGGCGCATCGGGAGGATATGGGCTTGGCGCGTTTGTAG
- the metE gene encoding 5-methyltetrahydropteroyltriglutamate--homocysteine S-methyltransferase produces the protein MALSHSLGFPRIGRYRELKKALEAHWRGELDEAGLRAVGQRLRAEHWQLQKDAGIDLLPVGDFAWYDQVLGHSLAFGVIPERFRPAAGKPTLETLFAMARGAVANKSSGTCCGGAHAQEMTKWFDTNYHYLVPEFGIDQQFALSWEQLFEEVEEANTLGHQVKPVLIGPLTYLWLGKAKGAGFDKLELLERLLPVYGEILQRLAAQGVEWVQIDEPILVLDLPQDWKNAFERAYNLIQREPCKKLIATYFGGLEDNLGLAANLPVDGLHIDLVRAPEQYPTILDRLPAYKVLSLGLVNGRNVWRCDLDKALEVLRHAHERLGQRLWVAPSCSLLHSPVDLAREDQLDAELKSWLAFAVQKCQEVAVLGRALEAPDDAAVQAALEACRAVQAVRAASTRIHKTEVQARLEAIRPRHAQRQSAFAERIGKQRERLQLPLLPTTTIGSFPQTSAIRLARQAFKQGKLGVADYTEAMHSEIRQAVQVQERLGLDVLVHGEAERNDMVEYFAEQLDGYAFTRFGWVQSYGSRCVKPAVIVGDLSRPRAMTVEWIRYAQSLTDKVVKGMLTGPVTMLMWSFPREDVPREVQARQLALAIRDEVVDLEAAGIRIIQIDEAAFREGLPLRQAAWQHYLDWATEAFRLTASGVRDETQIHTHMCYSEFNDVIESIAAMDADVITIETSRSDMELLEAFERFDYPNEIGPGVYDIHSPRVPDSAEMAGLLRKAARRIPLERLWVNPDCGLKTRAWPETEAALVNMVAAARQLRAELA, from the coding sequence ATGGCCCTGTCCCATTCCCTCGGTTTCCCACGTATCGGTCGCTACCGCGAACTGAAAAAGGCGCTCGAAGCGCACTGGCGAGGTGAGCTGGATGAAGCCGGGCTGCGCGCCGTTGGCCAGCGCCTGCGGGCCGAGCATTGGCAACTGCAGAAGGATGCCGGCATCGATCTGCTGCCGGTGGGCGACTTTGCCTGGTACGACCAGGTGCTTGGCCATTCGCTGGCCTTCGGTGTGATTCCCGAGCGCTTCCGCCCTGCGGCTGGCAAACCGACGCTGGAGACGCTGTTCGCCATGGCCCGTGGGGCCGTTGCAAACAAGAGCAGTGGTACTTGCTGCGGTGGTGCCCATGCCCAAGAGATGACCAAATGGTTCGATACCAACTACCACTACCTGGTACCGGAGTTCGGCATTGACCAGCAGTTCGCCCTGAGCTGGGAGCAGTTGTTCGAGGAAGTGGAGGAGGCGAACACCCTTGGCCACCAGGTAAAACCGGTGCTGATCGGCCCGCTGACCTATTTATGGTTGGGTAAGGCTAAAGGCGCCGGTTTCGACAAGCTGGAACTGCTCGAGCGCCTGCTGCCGGTGTATGGCGAGATTCTCCAGCGCCTGGCCGCGCAGGGCGTGGAGTGGGTGCAGATCGACGAGCCGATCCTGGTGCTCGACCTGCCGCAGGACTGGAAAAACGCCTTCGAGCGAGCCTACAACCTGATCCAGCGCGAACCCTGCAAGAAGCTGATCGCCACCTACTTCGGTGGCCTGGAAGACAACCTCGGCCTGGCCGCCAACCTGCCGGTGGATGGCCTGCATATCGATCTGGTGCGGGCGCCGGAGCAGTACCCGACCATCCTCGACCGCCTGCCGGCTTATAAAGTGTTGTCGCTGGGCCTGGTCAACGGCCGCAACGTCTGGCGCTGCGATCTGGACAAGGCCCTCGAAGTGTTGCGTCACGCTCACGAACGTCTGGGCCAGCGCTTGTGGGTGGCGCCGTCCTGCTCGCTGCTGCACAGCCCGGTGGACCTGGCGCGTGAAGATCAGCTCGATGCCGAACTGAAGAGCTGGCTGGCCTTCGCCGTACAGAAGTGCCAGGAGGTCGCCGTGCTCGGCAGGGCACTGGAGGCGCCGGACGACGCCGCTGTTCAGGCCGCGCTGGAAGCCTGCCGTGCGGTACAGGCCGTACGTGCTGCATCGACGCGCATTCACAAAACCGAGGTGCAGGCGCGTCTGGAGGCGATTCGCCCGCGCCACGCTCAGCGTCAGTCAGCATTCGCCGAGCGTATCGGCAAGCAGCGTGAGCGCCTGCAGTTGCCGCTGCTACCGACCACCACCATCGGTTCGTTTCCGCAGACTTCGGCCATTCGCCTGGCTCGCCAGGCGTTCAAGCAGGGCAAGCTCGGCGTTGCCGATTACACCGAGGCCATGCACAGCGAAATTCGCCAGGCGGTGCAGGTGCAGGAGCGTCTGGGGCTGGACGTGCTGGTGCATGGGGAGGCCGAGCGCAACGACATGGTCGAGTACTTCGCCGAGCAGCTTGACGGCTATGCCTTCACCCGCTTCGGCTGGGTGCAGAGCTATGGTTCGCGCTGCGTCAAACCGGCAGTGATCGTCGGCGACCTGAGTCGACCCAGGGCGATGACCGTGGAGTGGATCCGCTATGCACAGAGCCTGACCGACAAGGTGGTGAAGGGCATGTTGACCGGCCCGGTGACCATGCTGATGTGGTCGTTCCCGCGCGAGGACGTGCCCCGTGAGGTGCAGGCCAGGCAACTGGCGCTGGCGATTCGCGACGAGGTGGTAGACCTGGAGGCTGCGGGCATCAGAATCATCCAGATAGACGAGGCTGCGTTTCGCGAAGGACTGCCGCTGCGCCAGGCAGCCTGGCAGCACTATCTGGACTGGGCCACCGAGGCCTTCCGCCTGACCGCCAGTGGCGTGCGTGACGAAACCCAGATCCACACCCACATGTGCTACAGCGAGTTCAACGACGTGATCGAATCCATCGCGGCGATGGATGCCGACGTGATCACCATCGAAACCTCGCGTTCGGACATGGAGTTGTTGGAGGCGTTCGAGCGCTTCGATTATCCCAACGAGATCGGCCCGGGCGTCTATGACATTCACTCTCCACGGGTGCCGGACAGCGCCGAGATGGCCGGGCTGTTGCGCAAGGCGGCGCGGCGTATCCCGCTGGAGCGTCTTTGGGTCAACCCAGATTGCGGCCTAAAAACCCGCGCCTGGCCGGAGACCGAGGCCGCGCTGGTGAACATGGTCGCAGCAGCTCGACAGTTACGCGCCGAGCTGGCCTGA
- the metR gene encoding transcriptional regulator MetR, which translates to MLELRHLKTLHALRETDSLVEAAERLHLTQSALSHQFKELEERLGLQLFVRKTKPVRFTSAGLRLLQLADAALPLLRGAERDLARLAGGTAGRLHMAIECHSCFQWLMPTIDQFRDAWPEVELDLASGFSFAPLPALARGDLDLVVTSDPIELAGITYVPLFTYEAQLAVANQHRLASKAYIQPEDLVRETLITYPIERDRLDIFTRFLEPADVEPAQVRTSELTVMMMQLVASGRGVCGLPNWALHEYSSRGYVSAKRLGEKGLYCTLYAAIRSDMLDAPFMRDFLLTAKDTSFASLEGVSVAR; encoded by the coding sequence ATGCTCGAACTACGCCACCTGAAAACCCTGCATGCCCTGCGCGAGACCGACAGCCTGGTCGAAGCCGCCGAACGCCTGCACCTGACCCAGTCAGCGCTGTCACACCAGTTCAAGGAGCTGGAGGAGCGCCTGGGTCTGCAACTGTTCGTACGCAAGACCAAGCCGGTGCGTTTCACCAGCGCAGGCCTGCGCCTGCTGCAACTGGCCGACGCCGCCCTGCCCTTGCTACGTGGCGCCGAACGCGACCTGGCGCGCCTGGCCGGTGGCACCGCCGGCCGCCTGCACATGGCCATCGAGTGCCACAGCTGCTTCCAATGGCTGATGCCGACCATCGACCAGTTCCGCGATGCCTGGCCGGAAGTGGAGCTGGACCTGGCCTCGGGCTTCTCCTTCGCCCCGCTGCCGGCGCTGGCCCGTGGCGACCTGGATCTGGTGGTGACTTCAGATCCCATCGAACTGGCTGGCATCACCTATGTGCCGCTATTCACCTATGAGGCCCAGCTGGCGGTCGCCAATCAGCATCGCCTGGCGTCCAAGGCCTATATCCAGCCCGAGGATCTGGTCAGGGAAACCCTGATCACCTACCCCATCGAGCGCGACCGCCTGGACATCTTCACCCGCTTCCTCGAACCGGCCGATGTCGAGCCGGCGCAGGTGCGCACTTCCGAGCTGACGGTCATGATGATGCAGCTGGTCGCCAGCGGCCGTGGCGTATGCGGTCTGCCCAACTGGGCGCTGCACGAGTACAGCTCGCGCGGCTACGTCAGCGCCAAGCGCCTGGGCGAGAAAGGTTTGTACTGCACGCTGTACGCAGCGATCCGCAGCGACATGCTCGACGCCCCCTTCATGCGTGATTTCCTGCTGACCGCCAAGGACACCTCCTTCGCCAGCCTCGAAGGTGTCAGCGTGGCGCGCTAA
- a CDS encoding TetR/AcrR family transcriptional regulator, producing the protein MRYQDQLFQQRENALLESARQLFQNDSWDRVTIAEVARHAGIGKGTVYKHFTSKEALYARMVLDCSRQHLAELQEVARSAPTQEAMRRVIRRAFEQLQADPLQAQLCLLCDRPAFQERLEQPYREQFIELEGQYMYLFSGLLQSSFRDLQLSPAHCQHLLWGVEACVNGVMARIASGGFAHWTEYIELDAYFDRVTDFIIAGLQGQAAALLAAPAINE; encoded by the coding sequence ATGCGCTACCAGGATCAACTCTTCCAGCAACGGGAAAACGCCCTGCTCGAATCCGCTCGCCAGTTGTTCCAGAACGACTCCTGGGACCGCGTCACCATCGCCGAGGTGGCGCGTCACGCGGGTATCGGCAAAGGCACCGTGTACAAACACTTCACCAGCAAGGAAGCGCTCTACGCGCGAATGGTGCTGGACTGCTCGCGCCAACACCTGGCCGAACTGCAGGAAGTCGCCCGCAGCGCACCCACGCAAGAGGCCATGCGCCGAGTGATTCGCCGCGCCTTCGAGCAGCTGCAGGCCGACCCACTGCAAGCGCAGCTTTGCCTGCTGTGTGACCGCCCGGCCTTTCAGGAACGCCTTGAACAACCCTACCGCGAACAGTTCATCGAGCTGGAAGGCCAGTACATGTATCTGTTCAGCGGCCTTCTACAGAGCAGCTTCCGCGACCTGCAACTGTCTCCCGCACACTGCCAGCATCTGCTCTGGGGCGTGGAGGCTTGCGTGAATGGCGTCATGGCGCGCATCGCCTCCGGTGGTTTCGCGCACTGGACCGAATACATCGAACTGGACGCGTATTTCGATCGCGTTACCGACTTCATCATCGCCGGCCTGCAGGGCCAGGCCGCCGCGCTGCTGGCAGCGCCCGCCATCAACGAGTAA
- a CDS encoding efflux RND transporter periplasmic adaptor subunit, producing the protein MFAQFSKRPWIIAVVIAIVLLLWLLSGDRFVARDDIPAEPDKPATSAELVRVEVTWLEAQPMQRQHVVQGQIEAWRRVELRAQVSGSVQNLDQDKGNRVAADQLLLSLSPDDRPAQVARSEADVRQRQSDVTAAKRLRERSLVSANELMRLESELAKARAELDSARLQLRNTKVKAPFAGIYDQRMVELGDFVQPGQSLLTLVDIDRLKVSAQIAQQQVTQLELGQPVKVELLDGRTLQGELHFIAAAADPGSRSFRIEVKVDNPDGLRLAGASATLHIQTGEAMAHRLSPALLSLDENGRHGVKWVNDAQRVEFTPVDLISVDNQGAWVSGLPPKVALITLGQGFVQPGQQVKTQLATEDS; encoded by the coding sequence ATGTTCGCGCAATTCAGCAAACGTCCCTGGATCATCGCCGTCGTCATCGCCATCGTGCTGCTGCTCTGGCTGCTCAGTGGAGACCGCTTCGTCGCACGCGACGACATACCGGCCGAGCCCGATAAACCAGCCACGAGCGCCGAACTGGTGCGGGTGGAGGTGACATGGCTGGAAGCCCAGCCCATGCAGCGCCAGCATGTCGTGCAGGGCCAGATCGAGGCCTGGCGCCGGGTGGAGCTACGCGCCCAGGTCAGCGGCAGCGTGCAGAACCTGGATCAGGACAAGGGCAACCGCGTCGCCGCCGACCAGTTGCTGCTCAGCCTCTCGCCAGATGACCGCCCAGCCCAGGTTGCACGCAGCGAGGCTGACGTCCGGCAACGGCAAAGCGACGTTACCGCCGCCAAACGCCTGCGTGAACGCAGTCTGGTATCGGCCAACGAACTGATGCGTTTGGAAAGCGAGCTGGCCAAGGCCCGCGCCGAACTCGACAGCGCCCGCCTGCAACTGCGCAACACCAAGGTGAAAGCGCCGTTCGCCGGCATCTATGACCAGCGTATGGTCGAACTGGGCGACTTCGTCCAACCCGGGCAGAGCCTGTTGACCCTGGTGGACATCGACCGCCTCAAGGTCAGCGCGCAGATCGCCCAGCAGCAGGTCACCCAGCTCGAACTGGGCCAGCCGGTGAAGGTGGAACTGCTTGACGGCCGCACCCTACAGGGTGAACTGCACTTCATTGCCGCGGCAGCCGACCCAGGCTCGCGCAGCTTCCGCATCGAAGTCAAGGTGGACAACCCGGACGGCCTGCGCCTGGCGGGTGCCAGCGCCACGCTGCATATCCAGACTGGTGAAGCCATGGCTCATCGTCTGTCCCCTGCCCTGCTCAGCCTGGACGAAAACGGCCGCCACGGCGTCAAGTGGGTCAACGATGCGCAGCGCGTGGAGTTCACCCCGGTGGATCTGATCAGCGTCGACAACCAGGGCGCCTGGGTCAGCGGCCTGCCGCCCAAGGTGGCGTTGATCACCCTTGGCCAGGGATTCGTCCAGCCTGGTCAGCAGGTGAAGACGCAACTCGCGACCGAGGACAGCTGA